The DNA segment GAGCCGCCCTTCTTCCAGGACTTCAGCCTGGAGCCGTCGGGCGCCACGGCCAGCGTGCGCGGCGCGCGCGCTCTGGGTATCTTCGGCGATTCGGTGACCACCGACCATATCTCGCCGGCCGGCTCGATCAAGGACACCTCGCCCGCGGGCAAGTACCTGCAGGAGCATGGCGTGCTCAAGGCCGACTTCAACAGCTACGGTTCGCGCCGCGGTAACCATGAGGTGATGATGCGCGGCACCTTCGCCAACGTTCGCATCAAGAACCTGATGATCCCGCCCAAGCCGGACGGCGCACGCGTGGAAGGCGGCATTACCATCCACCAGCCCACCGGCGAGCAGATGTCGATCTACGACGCGGCCATGAAGTACGTCGCCGAGGGCACGCCCACGGTGGTGTTCGGCGGCGAGGAGTACGGCACCGGCTCGTCGCGCGACTGGGCCGCCAAGGGCACGCAGCTGCTGGGCGTGAAGGCCGTGGTGGCGCGCAGCTTCGAGCGGATCCACCGCTCCAACCTGGTTGGCATGGGCGTGCTGCCGCTGCAGTTCAAGGGCAGCGACAGCGCACAGACGCTGGGCATCACCGGGAACGAGACCTTCGACATCGAAGGCATCGAGGGCGACCTCAAGCCACAGCAGGACCTGGTGCTGGTGATCAAGCGCGCCAACGGCGACGTGCAGCGCGTGCCGGTGTTGCTGCGCATCGACACGCCGATCGAGGTCGATTACTACAACCACGGCGGCATCCTGCCGTTCGTGCTGCGTCAGCTGCTGGCAGCCGCCTGACGCCCCGCGGACCGCGATCCGCGATCCGCGAAAGCCAACGCCGCCTGCCCGGCCCCGTGACGCGGGGCCGGGCAGGCGGCGTTTGTCATTGTGAGCATGGTGCGGCCTCGGGATCACCTCGCGCCCCTGCGCCGTCTGGTGCCCGTGTAAGTTCCACGCAAGGCAGTGCTGCCACACTGTGTCCCAAAGAACAGCGGTCGCAACGACCCGGAGGCGGGGCCACCCCGCCTCAGACAGATACAGGAGACAACATGGCAAAGATCATCATCGCATTCGTCGTCATTGCCGGCGCGGCCCTCTACCTGCTGACCAAGGGCGGCAGCGACGTGTCGATTTCCGGCGAGCAGCACGGTGTCGAGACCCACGCACCGGCGGTGCCGGCAGCCAGCGAAAAGAAATAAGAGCGATCCTTCAGCCTCGCCAAGTACAAGGCGCAACGTATCGCGCGGCCGCCTTGTCAACGCAACGAGTAGAATACCGTTTTACGCATAAACGGACGGTTTCATTCTATGGCAGGTTTTCGCCCCAAGGCTTCCCCACGTCTTTCGCCCGACGCCGAGCGGTTGGTGGCCGATGCGCTCGCCCTCGACGCATCGGGCAGCCGCATGGAGGATGGCTACTGGGAACGGCGACTCTCGCAGCGCCTGGGCCGCCTGCTGAAGAACGGTAGCCAGACCGCGCTTGACGCGGCGTTGGAACACCTGTTCAAGCACAACGCCGACGCCTCCGACGTGCTGGCCGAGCAGGCCGAGACGCTGGCCGAATCGGCCACCATCGAGGTCGATGGCCAGCGCTACGACGCGCTGCTGATCGCCGCGCCGATCCTGGCGCACACGCGTTACGCCATCCCCTCGGGCGCGCTCAAGCCGGAGCTGGCCCAGACGCTGGCCGTGCACTTGCAGGCACATGTGCTGGCTTCGGCCACCAAGGTCGCGCTGTCGCCGTACCTGTACAGCATCGACCAGCTGCCGCGCACGCACAGCGACACGTTTGCGCTGACGCACAAGCTGGCCGCGGCCGCGCTGGCCGGCTCGGTGCCCAAGGTCGACCTGCGCGACCTGCCCGAGACCGCGCCGATCCTGGCCGACCCCCGCTACCTGCTGGCCGTGGTGGTGGCCCCGCACGAGCAGGCGCTGTTCCGCTGGCAGGAGGACGCCAAGGAGCACCATGCCGAGCGCTCGGTATGCCTGGAGCAATGGCGCAGCCAGGTCCAGCCATCGGTGGCGCTGCTGCTGCCGGGCTGCGAGTTCGAGTTGCTGTTGCCCGACGCCTTCTTCCTGTCGTGCCGCGAATCCGACAAGAGCATCCGCCCGCTGACGGTGCGCGCCGCCGTCAACTACCTGGCCGGCACGCTGGATATCTCCGCCGGCCAGCTGGCCGCGGTGGTGGCCGCGTTCGGCGAGGAAGTGGTCGAGGAATACCGCGTCGGCTTCACCATGCGCGGCGAGAAGGACGTGATCTACGGCATCGTCTGGCCGGTCTACGGCCGCGAAGCCGGCGAAGTCGATGCCGACGAGAAGGGCAACCCGCTCGAGCAGATCTGCGAGGAACTGCGCAATGCGGGCGTGGAAGACATCTTCCGCCACGCGGCGCTGTTCGATCCGGAGTACTGCGAGGATTGCGGCACGCCGCTGTATGCCGACCGCAATGGCGAGATCGTGCATGCAGAACTGCCGGAAGACGCGCCGACGCAGCAGCCGCTATTTCACTGAAATCCTGCGTCCTGGCAAGCAAACGGCCCGCATTGCGGGCCGTTTTTGTTTTCCTTGCTGGCTTCAGGCACCCCGCTCGCTGACGCAGCGCCACAGACCATGCCCCGAAGCCGCGTACTTGCGTTCGAACGGCGTCATCGCCTGCGCCGGCTGCCATGGCTCGACCACCTGCGCCGGACGACCTGCCAGCGCCAGCGCCTGCGCGAACTCGTCGATATAGACCTGCCAGTTGCTGCGGCATTCCAGGTATTCGCCGCACGCCGCCAGTGCCGGGAACACCGCATGGCCCTGCCAGCGCCGCCCCAGGTGGCCAATCTTTGGCCACGGGTTCGGGTACAGCACGTAGTGGCGCGCCACCGGCACCGCGTCGGCCTGCAGCATGCGCCAGACATCGACCAGGTCGGCCCGCGCCCAGCAGAAATTGGCCGGCATCGTTGCCTCGCCCCACCAGTCCTTGCCGGCCGCCAGGCGCTTTTCGGACTGGTCGACACCGATCACGTAGTGGTCCGGGAACGACGTCGCCAGCCGCAACGTGCTTTCGCCCACGCCGCACCCGGCATCCAGGATCAGCGGCGCGCCGCCGGCCTGCTGCCAGTTGTCGAGCGCTACGGCCAGCGCGCGGCGGCTGGCTTCGCCGATGGGCTTGCGGAACGGCTCGGCCAGGTGGCGCGCGACGCGCGCGGCCAAATGCTCGTGGACATCGGACTGCGCCGAAACGATGGTGCGGGAATTGGCAAACATGGCCGCCATTCTACCGGCGCCGAACCCGTCGGCTTGCACAGGACGCTGCAACCATGCCACTTTAGCGGCACAATGCGGGACAAACCGCCTGAGAACCCGTCCGCAAGCGCCGGACCCGTATGAGGAGCCAGCCCCATGCCATCGACAACCGCTACGTCCCGCCCGCCTGCCCGCCAGTCCGCTCCCCGCAATCTGCTCCACGCCACCGCCGCGCTGGTGCTGGGCAGCGCTGTTTTCACCGCCTTGGCGCTGCTGCCGGCCGGCGCCGCCCATGCCGAGGACCTGCGCATCGGGCTGGCCGCCGACGTCACCTCGATGGACCCGCACTGGAACAACGCCGGCCCCAACAACGCGATCGCGCTGCATGTTTTCGAGTCGCTGGTGTTCATGGACAAGAACGCCCGCTATATCCCCGGCCTGGCGCTGTCGTGGAAGCCGGTCAATGCCATCACCTGGGAAATCAAGCTGCGCCCCAACGTGAAGTGGCATGACGGCTCGCCCTTCACCAGCGAAGACGTCAAGGCCTCGCTGGAGCGCCCGGACAAGCTGACCAACAGCCCGGGCTCGTTCACGAGCTATACCAAGCCGATCGCCCGCATCGACACGCCCGATCCGCTGACGGTGCGCCTGACCATGAGCGTGCCCAACTACGCCAACCTGGCCAACGACCTGAACAGCGTGCCGATCATGCCGAAGAAGGTCGCCGCCACGCTGACGCAGGCCGATTTCGATTCGGGCAAGGCCATGATCGGCACCGGGCCATTCAAGTTCGTGCGCTTCGCGCGCGGGCAGGAAATCGTGATGGAGCGCAATCCTGACTACTGGGGGCCCAAGCCGGAGTGGGACCGTGCCGTGTTCCGGATCATCACCGACAACGGCGCGCGCAGCGCCGCGCTGCTGGCCGGCGACGTCGACGTGATCGAAAGCGTGCCATCGGCCGACGTGGCCAAGCTCAAGCAGAACCCGAAGTTCAAGGTCGAGCAGCAGGTGTCGTGGCGCACCATCTTCTGGCAAATGGACCAGTCGCGCGACAGCCCGCCCTTCGTCACCGACAAGGCCGGCAAGCCGCTCGGCAAGAACCCGTTCAAGGATGCACGCGTGCGTGCCGCGATCAGCAAGTCACTGAACCGCGACGCCATCGTCAACCGCATCATGGAAGGGCTGGCGGTGCCGGCGTCGTCGATCGTGTCGCCGCAGATCTTCGGGCATCCGGGCACCAAACCCGAAGCCTACGACCCGGAAGGCGCCAAGAAGCTGCTGGCCGCCGCTGGCTACCCGGACGGCTTCGGGCTGACGCTGCACGCCACCAACAACCGCTACCTGAACGACGCCGCGGTGGCGCAGGCCACCGCGAGCATGCTGACGCGCATCGGCATCCAGACCAAGGTCGAGACCATGCCGGTGGCGGCCTACTTCACGCGCGCGCGGCAGGGTGAGTTTGCCTTCCAGATGCTGGGCTGGGGCTCGGCGGCGGCTGATGTGGCGCTGCGCTCGATCACGGGCACGCCCAATCCCAAGACGGGGTATGGCACGTGGAACTGGGGCAAGTACAGCAATGCGCAGCTGGACCAGCTGATCGAGAAATCGCTGACCACCGTTTCCAGCGAGAAGGCACGCGAAGAGAACGCGCGCACGGCGGCAAAGTTTGCGCTGGCCGACCACGCGATCATTCCGTCGCACAGCCAGCTGGCGATGTGGGCGATGAAGAAGGGATTGAAGTATGAGGCGCGGACGGACGAGTGGTCGTTGGCGCAGTTTTTCCACAAGGAGTAAGCGCGGCGGCTCGTCATCAGCCCGCGGTTTTCTCCCTCTTCCGCTGAGGGGAGAGGGAGAACACCTTGCTTGGGCGAGTTCAGGCAGCTTGGGCGCACCCCACACCGCCCTCCCCTTTTCGTGTTTTCGCTTAGATCTTCAACCGTTCTTCCTGCCGCGCATTCGCCGCGCGCAGCTTCTGCACCCAGTCCCGCGCCGGCAGTCCGGTGGTGCTTTCGACCACCTCGGCACGCGCTTCCAGCACTTCCCACGCCACATCGATCTCGGGGCCGTTGAACGCCATCGCGATGATGTTGCCGTCATGCACCTCCGGGAACACCAGCACGCGGTTATCGAAGGCTTCGCAGATGCGCTCGATATTCTTCGGGAAGCTGTCGTGGTCGCCGAACAGGTTGATGGTCATCACGCCCGGCCCCTTCAGCGTGCGGCGGCAGGCGCGGTAGAACGCGGTGGTATCGAGCACCGGGCCGCGCGCGGTGGCGTCATACAGGTCTACCTGCAGCACGTCGATGGCGTCGGCGTGGGTGCCGTCCATCACGTAGTCCCACGCGTCCTGCTCGCGCACGGTCAGGCGCGCGTCGTCCTGGCGCAGGCCGAACATGCTGCGCCCGGCAATGATCACCGCCGGGTTCAGTTCGACCGCGGTCACGCGCGCGCGGCTGAACTGGCGATGGCAGAACTTGGTCAGTGCCGCCGCCCCGAGGCCGAGCTGCACCACATGGAACTCATCCACCGAGGGCGACAGGAACAGCAGCCACGCCATCATCTGCTGCGCGTATTCCAGCTCGATCGCATCCGGCTTGCGCAGGCGCATCGCCCCCTGCACCCACTCCGTGCCGAAATGGAGGTAGCGCACGCCATCCAGTTCGGAGAAGGTCACCGGCGCAAAGCGCGGCGTCATGCGTTTTTCTTCGCGTGCTGTGTCGGAGCCTGGCGCCTCGCCACGGTTGCGGTTTCCACGTGCCGGTCGGCGCGAGGCCACGGCTTCAATCGATTTGCGTTTCAGTAGGGTCATAGTGTCGAGAATTTCACGGCGGCCATGCACGGGCCGGCAGGCGCCTTACTTGCCCAGCGCCGCCTGGGCGCGCTGCAGCCACTCGCGGTTGTGTTCGCGGGCATGGCGCGGCCAGTGACGGGCATCGTGGACGATTTCGGCATACAGCTCGCGCGCGCGTTCGCGGTCGGCGGCGTCGGGCTGCGTTGCCAGCCAGTCGGCGAACAGGCAGCGCGGCGCGACGTCGCTGGCGCTGGTCAGGGCCTGCTCGAACGCGGCGCGCGTGCCGGGCGCGCCGGTGGCAGCCAGCGCGCGAGCATACAGCAAGGCGGGGTCGGGCTGCTGGCGCGCGTGCGGGCTGGCGGCGAACAGCTTCTCCAGCGTCACCAGCGCGGCGGACGCGTCGCCGTTGGCGAACTGCGCCTGGGCCAGCCCCTGCAGCAGCGCCGGATCGGACGCGAACGGGCCGTTGGCCGCGGCCTGGTAGTGCTGCAGCGCCTCGGCCGGCTCGCCGGCTTCGAGCAGTGCGGCGCCCAGGCGCATGCGGTGCGCCACGGTCGGGGCACGGTCAAAGTCGGCGCGGGCCTCGCGCACCGCCCGGTTGGGATCGACCAGCTGCGAAATGGCGCGCGTGGCCACGCGTGCGCCGCGCGACTGGCGCAGCTCGGGCAGGAAGATCGCAAAGAAGTAGACCACGCTGCCCAGCCCCGGGAACAAAAACAGAATCAGCAACCAGTACATGTTCTGGTGCGTGCGCACCGCATGCACGGCGAAAAACAACGCAACGATGATATGGAGGCTGATGCCGAAGATACGCATGGATAAGTCACCCTGTGAGGTCACCCTTTGAGGTCACCGGTGGAGCAATGGCCAGCGCCGAAGCACTGGCCGCCGGCATTTTGACAGAATGGCGGCGGCGCGATTCCCACGACTCATGCATTCAGCCCGGAATGCCCGCACCGGCCGGCTGCAGCCCCGCCACCGCCTGCGGCGTGAGCACCGCTTCGCCTTTCACCGCGCGCGCCACCAGCGCATCGGCGGCGTCGATGGCAATGCGCTGCTCGGCATACCAGTCTTCGTCGTAGTAGGTATTGCCATAGCGGTCGCCGCTGTCGCACAACAGGGCGACGACGGACCCGGCCTGCCCTGCCGCTTGCATCTGCTGCGCCAGGTACAGCACGCCGACGAAGTTGGTGCCGGTCGAGCCGCCGACGCGGCGGCCGAAGCGCTTTGCCAGGTAGCGCATGGCGGCGAACGACAGCGCATCGGGCACCTTCAGCATGGCGTCGATGCAGCTGGGGATGAACGAACGCTCCACGCGCGGCCGGCCGATGCCCTCGATGCGCGAACCGGTCGGCAGGGCCAGGTCCGGTTCCGGCTTGCCCGCCAGGGAGCTGCGGAAATAATCAAAGAACACCGAGTTCTCCGGGTCGGCGCACAGCACGCGCGTCTTGTAACGGCGGTAGGCAACGTAGCGGCCAAGCGTCGCGATCGTGCCCCCGGTGCCGCCGCTCGATACCAGCCACGCCGGCACCGGGTGCTCCTCCTCGGCCATCTGCTTGAAGATGGACTCGGCGATATTGTTGTTGGCGCGCCAGTCGGTGGCACGTTCGGCGTAGGTGAACTGGTCCATGAAATGGCCGCCGGTTTCCTGCGCGATGCGGTGCGACGCGGCATAGATCTCCGACGGGCTGTCGACCAGGTGGCAGCGCCCGCCATAGAACTCGATCGCCTCGACCTTGGCGCGCGAGGTGCCTGCCGGGATCACCGCCACGAACGGCAGCCCCAGCAGCCTGGCAAAATACGCCTCGGAGATCGCGGTCGAGCCGCTGGACGCCTCCACCACCGTGCTGCCCTCATGCAGCCAGCCGTTGCACAGCGCGTACAGGAACAGCGAGCGCGCCAGCCGGTGCTTCAGGCTGCCGGTCGGGTGGCTGGATTCGTCCTTGAAGTAGAAGCGGATGTCGGGATAGCCCGGCAGATCCAGCGGGATCAGGTGGGTATCCGCGGAGCGGTTGAAATCCGCCTCGATCTTGCGGATGGCTTCATGGGTCCAGTCGGAAAGTGGCATGGCGGCTTGCGGGCGCGGTGGCCGGGCATTGAGACAGGCCGTCAGCATGCCAGAAGCGACCACGGGCGGCAAAAATACATCCCCGCGCCGGCCCGCAAGCCGGCGGCTGACGGCAGGGCCGCAAGCTTACCGGTAGACCAGCACCGGGATCTTGCTGTGCGTCAGCACCTTCAGGGTCTCGCTGCCGATCAGCAGCCCCTGAACCCCGCGTCGCCCGTGCGAGGCCATCACGATCAGGTCGCAGTCTTTTTCTTCGGCCGCATTGATGATGGCTTCGTAGGGATGGTCGTTGACGGCGTACGTGGTATCGCACTTCACGCCTGCGCCGCCGGCCTCGTCGGCCAGGCCGCGCAGGTAGCGGGTGGCATCTTCCCACGCCTGCTTCACATAGGTCTCGCGCGTGTCTTCCAGCATTTCGACCTGGTAGGTCAGCACATGGTAGTTCGGACAGACGCGCACCGCGGTGATCCGCGCCCCCGTTTCCCGCGCCAGCACGATCGCCTTGCGGAATGCCGATTCAGACAGGTCGGAGCCATCGACCGCCAGCAGGAGATGCTTGAACATGATTGCCTCCTCGCTCGCCTATTGCGCTCACTTTCGATGTGTCATCGCCTTGCGGCCGAAAGTGTGAGCCGCAAGGCGCACGGCAAGGAGCGACCGATACCCCCGGTTTCGAATGATTCGTCACTCGATTGCAGTATAGGGCGCCATGACCCACGGCAATACGGGATACCTCACGCGCGCGATGCACCAAAAATGAGGAAGCCGGACTACGCCACCAAGGCGCGCCACAGCGCCAGCTTCTGCTCGAAATTGCGCGCCGCGTGCGCCGGGCTGGACGAAGGCAGCACCACCGTCTGATAGCCCTGCCCGGCAAACTGCGGCGCGAAGCGGCCGGAAGTGCCGCCATTGAAGCCGACGCGCTCGAGCGCGGGCGCCAGCTGGCGCAGCCGCGTGAAGTCGTTGGCCTGCGGATAGCGGATATTGCTGTCGAGGCTGCCCTCGCGCATGCATGCGCCGAGCACGTCCCAGACGCCGATGCGGTGCGCCAGCAGCCGCCCCAGCCGTTCGGCATAGGGCAGCGCCGGCAGCGGTTCGCCGGTCAGTGCGGCCATCAGCGGCCAGAACTGGTTGCGGGGATGGGCGTAGTACTGGCGCGCGGCCAGCGAGGCGGCGCCGGGGAAGCTGCCCAGCACCAGCACGCGGGTGTGGGTGTCGATGACGGGCGGCAGGCCCTGGTGCAGGTCGGTCTGGGACGGTATGGTGTCTGGCATGGCAGAAACGCAGCGGCCCCGACTACCTGCTTCGGGGCCGCTGCGTCAGTCGCCGGCCGTCAGGCCAGCAGCTTGTTGACGCGCTGCACGTAGGCGGCCGGGTCTTCCAGCATGCCGCCTTCGGCCAGCAGCGCCTGGTCGAACAGCACCTGCAGGCGGTCGCTGAACGCATCCCCTTCCGGCAAATCGCGCAGCTTCCTCACCAGCGCATGTTCCGGATTCAGTTCCAGGATCGGCTGGGCGTCCGGCGCCTTCTGCCCCGCCTGCTTCAGCAGGCGCTGCAGGTAGCCGCTCATGTCGCCCTCGTCCGACACCAGGCACGATGCCGATTCCGTCAGGCGCAGCGTCACGCGCACGTCCTTGGCCTTGCCTTCCAGCACTGCCTTGGCGCGCTCGACCACGTCCTTCCAGTCGGCCTCGGCCTTTTCCTGCTCGGCCTTCTCGGCTTCGTCGGCAAGCTTGCCCAGGTCGAGGTCGCCGCGCGCCACCGACACCAGTTCCTTGCCGTCGAATTCACGCAGGAACGACAGCATCCACTCGTCGACGCGGTCGGTCAGCAGCAGGACTTCGATGCCCTTCTTGCGGAACACTTCCAGGTGCGGGCTGTTCTTGCCCGCGGACCAGGTATCGGCCGTGACGTAGTAGATCTTGTCCTGCCCTTCCTTCATGCGGCCGACATAGGCGGCGAGCGACACGTTCTGCTCGGCGGTGTCGTTGTGCGTCGAGGCAAAGCGCAGCAGCCTGGCCACGCGTTCCTGGTTGGCCTGGTCCTCGCCGGCGCCTTCCTTCAGCGCCTGGCCGAACTGCTGCCAGAAGGTGTCGTACTTGGCGCGTTCGGCTTCATCCTCGCTGTCGGCCAGCGCTTCCAGCATCGACAGCACGCGCTTGGTGCAGCCCTCGCGGATCGCCTTGACGTCGCGGCTTTCCTGCAGCAGTTCGCGCGATACGTTCAGCGGCAGGTCGGCGGAATCGACCACGCCCTTGACCCAGCGCAGGTAGCCCGGCAGCAGCTGCTCGGCGTCGTCCATGATGAAGACGCGCTTGACGTACAGCTTAAGGCCGGCCTTGTGGTTGCGGTCCCACAGGTCGAACGGTGCGCGCGCCGGGATGTACAGCAGCTGCGTGTATTCGCTGCGGCCTTCGACGCGGTTGTGGGTCCATGCCAGCGGCGCCTCGTTGTCATGCGCGATATGCTGGTAGAACGCGGTGTACTGCTCGTCGGAAATATCGGACTTGTTGCGGGTCCACAGCGCGCTGGCCTGGTTGACGCTTTCCCACTCGTCGGTGCGCTTGTAGGTGCTCGACTCGGCGTCCCACACTTCCTTGGGCATGCGGATCGGCAGCGAGATGTGGTCCGAGTACTTCTGGATGATGCTCTTCAGGCGCCAGGCCGACAGGAAATCGTCTTCGCCCTCGCGCAGGTGCAGCGTGATGGTGGTGCCGCGCTCGACGCGCGAGATCGCATCGACGCTGAACTCGCCGTCGCCAGTGCTTTCCCAGCGTACCGCTTCCTCGGCGCCCACGCCGGCGCGGCGGGTTTCCACCGTGACCTTGTCGGCGACGATAAAGGCCGAGTAGAAGCCGACGCCGAACTGGCCGATCAGCGCGGCGTCCTTCTGCTGGTCGCCGGAAAGCTGCTGGAAGAATTCCTTGGTGCCCGACCGGGCGATGGTGCCGAGATTGCGGATCGCTTCGTCGCGGCTCATGCCGATGCCGTTGTCGGTGATCGTCAGCGTGCGCGCCGTGGCGTCGGCCTCGATGCGGATGGCCAGGTCGGCGTCGTTTTCCAGCAGGGAAGGATTCGCGATCGCCTCGAAGCGCAGCTTGTCAGTGGCGTCCGAAGCATTCGATACCAGCTCGCGCAGGAAGATTTCCTTGTTGCTGTACAGCGAGTGGATCATCAGGTGCAGCAGTTGCTTCACTTCCGCCTGGAAGCTCATCGTCTCGTGCGGTGCGGTCATGGTTCTCCTCTTGAATCTCGAAAACAGGCGAATCTGGGGTGGTCGGGTGGCCGTCGGGGGCCGGTGACGCCAGAAATAGGGCCGCCCGGGCCATTTTTCAAGGCCCGGGGAATGTAACGGGTGCAGCAAGAAGGCGGCTCAGCGCCGTTCCAGCTGGCGCGCCAGGAAGCGCAGCATGTCCGGGTCGCCGCTGCTGGCGACGTTGAAGCGCATCCACCCCGACGGCATCTGCGACGGCGAGAACAGGCTGCCCGGGGCGAACAAATAGCCCTCTTCATGCCCGGCGGTGGCGATGGCATTGGTATCGCGCCCGGTATCGGCCCACAGGTACATGCCAGCGTGCTGGCCCGGGAACAGGCGCAGGCCCAGCCGCTCCAGCTCGCGCCGGGTGTCGTCGCGGGCGCGGTCCAGCCGGGTGCGCACGCGCTCGACATGCTTGCGGTAGTGCCCCTCGGTCAGCACCTTGTACAGCACCCGCTCGTTGATCTCGGGCGAGGCCAGTCCCGCCAGCAGCTTGCTGTCGGTCAGCGCCGACGCCATCTCCGGCGGCGCGGCGATAAAGCCCACGCGCAGGTTGGCCGCCAGCGTCTTGGAAAAGCTGCCCAGGTAGATCACCCGGCGCAACTGATCCAGGCTGGCCAGCCGGGTCGCGGCGTGGCCAGGCGGGCACAGGTCGCAATAGATATCGTCCTCGACGATCAGGAAGTCGTACTGCTCGGCCAGCTTCAGCAGCTGGAAGGCCTTGGCGGCGGACAGCGAGGTCCCGGTCGGGTTGTGCAGCACCGAGTTGATGACGAACAGCTTCGGGCGCCGCGCCTGCACGATGCGCTCCAGCGCCTCCAGGTCCGGCCCCTCGGCGGTGTAAGGCACGCCGATCACCTGCGCACCCTGCGCGGCAAAACGGGCGAACATCACGAACCACGCCGGGTCCCCGACCAGCACGGCATCGCCGGGCTGCAGGTAGAGCCGGGCGATCAGGTCGAGTGCCTGGGTGATGCCGGAGGTCAGCACGATCTGCTCGGCGCCGGCGCCGATCTCCAGTTCCTCCAGCCGGGTGCGCAGTTGCTGGCGCAGCGGCAGGAAGCCCTGCGGCGTGCCGCTGGCCAGGAAATGGTTGCCCGGCTGGCGGCCCAGCCCGCGCAGCGCGCTGGCGATCAGTTCGCCATCGAGCCATTCGTTGGGCAGGAAGCCCAGCCCCGGCGCCTTGTGTGCCTCGGCGGTATGGAACATGCTGCGCAGCAGCCAGGTGACGTCGATATTGCGCGACTCGGCCACATTGGACGACACCGCCGCGGCCGGCGCCGCCGGCGCGCGCTCGCGCACGTAGAAGCCCGAGCCCCGGCGCGATTCCAGGTAGCCGAGCGCCACCAGCCGCTCATAGGCCTCGACCACGGTAAAGCGCGAGATGCCTTTTTCCTGCGCCAGCTGTCGGATCGACGGCATGCGCATGCCGGCTCGGAACACGCGTTCGTCGATGCGCATGCGGGCCCATTCGGTCAGCTGCTCGACCAGCGTCATCTGCGCCGACGGGATCGGGTCGGGCAGGCGCTCGGTAGGCGGCAACACCAGGCGCAGCGGGCGTCCGCCGGCCTGGGCGGAGGTCACGCGGGCGCCACTTGCGCCAGGCTGACTGGGGATCGCGGGGGTGGTGTCCGCGTCCCGGGTGTTCGCATCCATGTGCTGCTCCTGCAACTGTACTGAAGACGATCCGCAGAACTGTACCGGTACTGTACCGACTACCTTGTCTACCATCAAGCCACGATGAAGCTAGCCGTACCAACAAGCACAAGCATCCCCAAGGAGACACCGATGTCCGCGACCCGCAAGCGTTTCGACCACGATCCCTACCTCGATCACTGCGCCGCTACCGTGCTGGCGGCCAGCGCGGAAGGCATCGAGCTGGACGAGACCGTCTGCTACGCACGCAGCGGCGGGCAGGCCGGTGACACCGCCACGCTGGCACTTCCCGACGGCCGCACCGTGACCATCGTCGACACGATCTATGCCCAAGACCGCAGCCGCATCCTGCATATACCTGCGCCGGACGCCGCGCTGCCACGCGTGGGCGAGCGCGTCACGGTCACCATCGACTGGGCGCGCCGCCACCGGCTGATGCGCCTGCACACCTGCCTGCACCTGCTGGGCTCGCTGATCCCGGTGCCGGTGACCGGCTGCGGCATCTCGCCGGACTCGGCGCGGATCGACTTCGACCTGCCGGAATCGACGCTGGAAAAGGCCGACCTGACCGAGCGCCTGAACGCGCTGATCCGCGCGGAAACGGCGGTGCGGATCACGCTGATCACGCCGCAGGAGCTGGCCGCGCAGCCGGAACTGGTGCGCACCATCGGCGCGGCGCCGCCGGCGGGAACGTCGAGCATCCGCATCGTCGAGATCCCCGGCGTCGACCGCCAGCCCTGTGGCGGCACGCATGTGGGCAATACCAGCGAGATCGGCACCGTGGCGGTAACCAAGATCGAGAAGAAGAGCCGCACCAACCGCCGCGTGGTGGTGGCGTTCGCATGACCGCCGTGACTTCTGGCCTGCTCACCGGCCTGAGCGCCGCGCAGTTCCTGG comes from the Cupriavidus sp. P-10 genome and includes:
- a CDS encoding alanyl-tRNA editing protein, which produces MSATRKRFDHDPYLDHCAATVLAASAEGIELDETVCYARSGGQAGDTATLALPDGRTVTIVDTIYAQDRSRILHIPAPDAALPRVGERVTVTIDWARRHRLMRLHTCLHLLGSLIPVPVTGCGISPDSARIDFDLPESTLEKADLTERLNALIRAETAVRITLITPQELAAQPELVRTIGAAPPAGTSSIRIVEIPGVDRQPCGGTHVGNTSEIGTVAVTKIEKKSRTNRRVVVAFA